Within the Enterobacter roggenkampii genome, the region GATCAACCACGATCTCAGCTACAAATATGCCCGCCTGCGCGAACGCGGCTACAAGAGCGTGATCCACCTGCGGGATCTGGACTATCAGGCGGTGGAGTATGCCAGCGATCTCAGCTCCGGGGCGGGCATGGCGGCGATGCAAAACCTGTTAAAAAATAATCCGCCGGATGCGGTATTTGCCGTTTCCGATACGCTGGCGGCGGGCGCGCTGCGCGCCATTCAGCAGGCAGGTCTTCGGGTGCCGGAGGATATTGCCGTGGTCGGCTTTGACGGTACGGAGCTGGCGGACATGATTTCGCTCACCACCATCGAACAGCCGTCGCGGGATATCGGGCGCAAGGCGGTCGATCTGCTCTTAAATAAGATCGACAACCCGGACGCGCCCACGGAAAGGGTGATGATGGACTGGCGCTTTATTTCCCGCGCCAGCGCCTGATTATTGCGCGATGACGCCAGCCAGGGAGCGAATATCGTTCCCGGTTGGCGACTGGTGAATGCGCAGACCAAATTCATCCACCACCGCGAAAATATGGTCGAAGATGTCGGCCTGAATCTCCTCATATTCTGCCCAGACCACCGTGTTGGTGAAGGCGTATATTTCAATCGGCAGGCCGTTGGCGTCAGGCGCGAGCTGACGCACCATCAGCGTCATATCTTTACGAATGCGCGGGTGGTTGCGCAGATATTCGTTCAGGTAGGCGCGGAAAGTGCCGATATTGGTCATCTTGCGCAGGTTTAATACCGATTCCCCTTCACCGTTTTTCTGATTCCACAGGCTAATTTCCTCATGGCGTGCGGCCAAATAAGGCTTCAGCAGCTTCGCCTGAATGAGTTTCTGCTGCTCCTGCTCGTCGAGAAAATGAATGCTGGTGGTATCAATGTTCAGGCTGCGCTTAATGCGTCGTCCGCCGGAGGCAGACATGCCGCTCCAGTTGATAAAGGCGTCGGAGACCAGCGCCCACGTCGGAATGGTCGTAATCGTATTATCGAAATTGCGCACTTTCACGGTGGTCAGGCCGATATCCGTCACCGTGCCGTTGGCACCGTATTTCGGCATCTCCAGCCAGTCGCCGAGCTTGAGCATATCGTTGGCGGAAAGTTGGATACCCGCTACAAGTCCAAGTATCGGATCTTTAAACACCAGCATCAGCACGGCGGCCATGGCGCCCAGACCGCTGATCAGAATCGCCGGAGACTGGCCAATCAGCAGGGAGATAATCAATATCCCCACCAGAATGGCGCTCACCAGCTTGATGCCCTGGAAAATCCCCTTCAGCGGCAGCTGCGACGCGGTGGCCATTTTCTGCGACAGATTGAAAATCACGTCCAGCAGCGAGAAGAAGGAGAGCAGGGCATAGACCATCACCCACAGCTTCGCGCAGGTGGTGAGTATTTCCGCCGCTTCGCTGCCCTTTTGCAGCCACAGTACCGCCTGGACGTTGACGATTATCCCCTGCAGGGTAAAGGCCAGACGGTGAAATAATTTATTCTGGGTGATGATCTGCAGCCATAAATGGCTGCTGGCCTGCGCGCGCTTTTCGAATGCGCGAAGTACCCCTTTGTGCAGAATAAAATGAACGATGATGGCGGTAAGAAAAATAATACCAAAGATAATCACTAAAGAGGTGGTGTGATTAATTTCAATGCCTAACTCTTCAACCTGAGCAATCAATTCCTGCATAACGTCTCCTGTATTTTTGCAGCCCCATAATGGCGGCTGCGGATCTATTATGCAAATTCACGAACTTATTTGGCGGCCTGACAGATCTTCGCCACCGGCAGGCACAGGCTATGGCGGATACGCAGCGTCGCCAGAGCAAGTACCACCATCATAGCTGTTTCCACCATCAGGAAGACGTTCACCGCCTGGGTGTAATCCCCGTGATGGTTTTGAAGCGCGTGCAGCAAAATGGCGCCAAAAATGGCCGGGCCAAGGCCCAGCGCGGCCTGCTGCAGGGTGCTCAAAATGGCGCTCGCGGCTCCCGCGTCGTCAGGCTGAATGTCGCGCATCCCGATGCGATAGAAACTGTTCACGATCAGCGCCTGCCCGTAGCCAACCAGTCCGGTCGCGGGTGCCAGCGTCAGGGTGGTATTCTCCATGCCCCAAACGCGGAACGTGGCGATCAGCGCCAGCAGGCCGGTAATCTGGATCGCCAGACCCGTCAGCAGAATAGTGCTGGTGCTGTAGCGGGCAATCAGCCGCGGCGCGAACCACGCCGAAACAAAGTAGGTCACGCCCAGGGCGATAAAACTGTTCCCGGACTGCCACGGCGCCATCCCCAGACCGGTTTGCATGGTCAGCGCCATACAGAACATAAACCCGGACCAGGCGCTGAAAAAGAGCATCGCAATCAGGACGCCAAAGCGCACGCTGCGAAGCGCAAGCAGGCGCGGCGGGATCAGCGGGCGGGCATTCTCACGCTCTTTTTTGCGCGCGTTCAGCGCCATCAGCCAGGCCAGCGGGACAAGGGCGAGCAGCATCGCCTTCAGCGGCCAGGACCAGTGCCACTGGGGGCCGAGCGCCATCGGGAACAGCAGGCAGCAAAGCATGACCGCCAGCAGCGCGGTACCCGGCCAGTCGATGCGTGACGGCGTCTCGCGACGGGTTTCGGGTACGAAGCGGCGGCTCAGCGCCAGTACCACCAGACAAATCGGCACGTTGATAAAGAAGGCGTTA harbors:
- a CDS encoding mechanosensitive ion channel family protein — encoded protein: MQELIAQVEELGIEINHTTSLVIIFGIIFLTAIIVHFILHKGVLRAFEKRAQASSHLWLQIITQNKLFHRLAFTLQGIIVNVQAVLWLQKGSEAAEILTTCAKLWVMVYALLSFFSLLDVIFNLSQKMATASQLPLKGIFQGIKLVSAILVGILIISLLIGQSPAILISGLGAMAAVLMLVFKDPILGLVAGIQLSANDMLKLGDWLEMPKYGANGTVTDIGLTTVKVRNFDNTITTIPTWALVSDAFINWSGMSASGGRRIKRSLNIDTTSIHFLDEQEQQKLIQAKLLKPYLAARHEEISLWNQKNGEGESVLNLRKMTNIGTFRAYLNEYLRNHPRIRKDMTLMVRQLAPDANGLPIEIYAFTNTVVWAEYEEIQADIFDHIFAVVDEFGLRIHQSPTGNDIRSLAGVIAQ
- a CDS encoding MFS transporter, yielding MNTSVVSPGRAGLILLLTGQMLPMIDTSITNVALDAITHSLHATATELELIVALYGVAFAVCLALGSKLGDNFGRRRLFMWGVASFGLASLLCGMAGNIEQLLAARIVQGAGAALIVPQILATLHVTLKGTAHAKAISLFGGIGGIAFIVGQMGGGWLVSADIAGLGWRNAFFINVPICLVVLALSRRFVPETRRETPSRIDWPGTALLAVMLCCLLFPMALGPQWHWSWPLKAMLLALVPLAWLMALNARKKERENARPLIPPRLLALRSVRFGVLIAMLFFSAWSGFMFCMALTMQTGLGMAPWQSGNSFIALGVTYFVSAWFAPRLIARYSTSTILLTGLAIQITGLLALIATFRVWGMENTTLTLAPATGLVGYGQALIVNSFYRIGMRDIQPDDAGAASAILSTLQQAALGLGPAIFGAILLHALQNHHGDYTQAVNVFLMVETAMMVVLALATLRIRHSLCLPVAKICQAAK